A region of the Clostridium estertheticum subsp. estertheticum genome:
TACTCCTTCACTCCTACTTTTTAGTATCTATAAAATTTCCAATACTTCTTTGCTCTTTTTCTAAAGCTTCCTTAAAAACCTGCACATTATATTGTTCATTTTTAAATGCTCCAATAGTTATTTTATGTTTTTTATTATATTTTGAAATTTCACCCTTGAACTCTTCGTAGGTCTCAGAATTTTTTTTTGGATTTCTATCTTTATTTACAGCGATAGACCCTTTTCTATGAACAACACCAGATTTAGTAGTATCTTTTACTCTGCGTCTTATCTCAACATCAATTTTATTTAATTTAAATTCCATAATAAACCTCCCAACTTTATCCTAGTGGGTTACTCCTTTTATACTAAAAGGTTATGCTTTTTTATCTACTAAAACACCAGCCATTTCACACATTTTAGCTACCACATCAAGTATTTTCCTTGAGGGAATCTCTTTTATAACTTGATTAGTATCGTTATCAACGACCTTTACAATCATTTGATTAAAAAAGTCATGTTTATCATATTGCAGATGGGTACCATCGCCCTCTAAAAATTTATTCACTTTTTTTACTGCACTCTTAATTTCATTTTCACTATTCTCATTTTCACTGAGTAAATTATCATTCTCATAAGGTTTAGAACCATTAATGTTTTCTGAGTATTTATTATAACTATTCAAATCTATAAAATCATTTTTAATGTTACCTCCAATATCCATTTTTCTCTCCTTTTATTTTTTTAACTTTTCTAACATCAATGCATCAACAACCATAGCTCTTTGATTCTCATCTATCACTTCTTTATAAAGTTCTTTTCTTAAAATGCCAATTTCTCTGGGTGCATTTATAGCAATTTTCACTGAACCATTTTCAATCTTTACTATTGTTATTTCTACATTTTCACCTATCATCAGTGATTCACCTTTTTTCCTACCTATTACTAACATTTAGACCTCCCATCTCGCTGCTTTTTAGTAAAAATAACAATTATTATTTGCTATTCTCTTTAAATAGAGGTTCCTTTATTCTATACTTATCATTATCTAATATTAATTGTTCTCCTACTTTTTCTTTTGTATTAATAATGATCGGAGCTTTTAAATTAGTGGTCATCTTATTTACATTTGAACTTAAAGTTACTGTAGTCAAAACCAATACTTCTTCTGGCTCTGTTATTTTAAGTTCTAATACACAGTTGTCTGGTACCTTAAATTCATACTCTTGAGATATCGTAAATGGAGATACCAAAACAAGACCTACTTCGGTATTTTCAATTGAGTGTAACACACTAAAAATGCCATTGTTTTCTATTGGGAATATTATGAATTTTTTTAACTCTTTAAACCCAGGCAGACCTTTTTTAAACTTTATAACATCTTCATCATTATATTCTCTAACTCCATGATACTTAGTGACTAGCTCCATTTTTCACTTCACTCCTTTAGTAAAAAGCATTTTAACCTTAATATTCATTTTACATTTTTCTATTTAAAATTATGATTTAAATTTTTCATTATTTATATTTGTCCATTATAGATAATCAAGTAATGAAGGCTGAAGTACCTTTGCACTAGTTTGAAGAGCTGCCGTGTACACAGTTTGCATTGTAGCATATTCCATTGATTTTTCTGTAATATCTATATCCTCAGTTGTGGATAAAATTTCTGTCATATTGGTGTTTTGATCTACATTTCTAGCTAAAGCACTATCCATTCTGTTTTGCTTAGCACCAACTTGCGAGCGTAATTTCAGAACATTAGTCATAAAATTTTGAATACCCTTTAAATCCGTAGTTGTTAACTCATTAACAGCAGCCGTTGTATCAGCTACATTTTTACCAGCATCGAGATTGCCTGTAATATTGGCTAAAAGACTTGTAAGACTCTTTTCACCTCCAAAATCCACAACATCAGAAGCTGTTACATTATAATCCATAGTCACCCCTTGAGAAATTTCAACCGAAAGTTTAGCTTTTGAATTAGCTACATCTGTTACAGTTGCACTATCAGCTGTTAAACTCAACGTTGTATTATCTTTATTAGTTGTACCTGTTGCACCTGTTACAACCGCGGCAGCTGTAGGCTTATCTGTTCCTCTTGTCCCACCAAATATATATTTGCCATCAAAACTCGTGTTTAATATTTCAGAAAGTTCTGACACCCTTTGATTAATTTCATCCTTCACAGCTGTTCTTTGATTATCACCATAACCAGCATTACCCACCGAAACTAAAAGCTCTTGAATTCTAGTAGCTACTTTGCCTACGTGATCCAATGCTGTGTCTGTTACATCAAGCCAATTTGATGTATTCGAAATATTATCATTATATTGTTTATTTGCATCTATATCTGAATATATTTGCATTATCTTAGAAGCTTTAGAAGGGTCATCCGAAGCCTTTCTTATTTGCTTACCAGTAGCCATTTGAGTTTGAATCGTACTCAGATTATTTAAATTTGTTTTCATGTCCCTTAAAAAATTATTGGATAACATTTTATTGGTTATTCTCATATATTCACTCCTTAATTAATACACTCTAAGTTCTATTGTTTATTTTTTTAAACCATTGACAATTAAATCTAGGAGCTCATCAACAGTTGAAATAATCTTTGCATTTGCTGCATAAGCATGTTGATATTGAATTAGATTAGCCATTTCCTCATCCAAAGATACCCCCGATATAGAAGTTCTAGATTGCTCTAAACTCGCAAGTTGTATTTCATGATTTTTTACAGTTCTTGTGGCCTCTTGAGTCTGTATCGCTAAATCATTAACGATTTTTGTAAAATATCCCCCAATAGTCGATCCATCCGTAGCAGAACTAATAGTCAACAGTGAAGTTGTGCCCCCAGTAATAGTGTTTCCAAAACCAGCTCTAGTAGTAATCCCATCGCTATTATCTGGAATTTTGAATTTAACATCTCTAAGCTGTGCAATAGCTAATGCTCTAGTTCCGTCAGTTTTCCCTGGGTTTTCACCTGCTCCGACCTTTATTTTCGTTGTGTCAGCAATAATTATTGGATTAACTGTAATATTTCCTGCCGTAATTCCTGCTTCCCCAACAGTTGTATGATTTGTACTATTGACAAAAAAATCATCTATCCCATCATTACTAGTAGCCGACCCATCATGCACAGCATTCACAGAAAATGCAATACTCTTAGCTAGGCTATTTAGTTTATTCTTATATGTAGCTATATTAGTTTGTACATCCATGTAGCCCTTTAGCTCTCCTGTTGTGGGAGTATAATCAATTGGACTATGTGGCGGTATATTAACATCATCTTTATCTATCAAAGATATTTTTTCTGTAGTTTCATCATAATAGAATCTTTTCACACCAGTATTTGAAGTTGCTTTTACAAGGTAAGTACTGTTACCATCTTTATCAGTAACTTTTATATCCTGTCCTCCAAATGATTGTTTGTCAATTTTTATGCCAAATTTTGTGCTTAGCTGGTCTTCAAGCAAATCCCTTTTATCCATTAAATCATTAGGCTCATTTCCACCAACCTTTACTTTTATTATTTGTTGATTTAATTCATCTACTTGATTAAGCATACTGTTTATATCTACTACATCCTGCTTAATAACTGCATTACAGTCACCTTTTAGGGTTGATAACTGATTATAAGTGCTATTTAATTCGTCAGTTAGTGCTTTAGACTGCTGTGCAACTACGGTTCTTGTACTTGAAAGTTCAGGGCTTGTTGATAGCGCTTGCCAAGAATCAAAGACCTTTCCTATCAATTTTGACACACCAGTCTCGCTAACTCCATTAAAAACGGTCTCAACCTTTGAAAGGAACTCTTCTTTACCCTGGTTTAATCCCAGAGCACCATTTTCATCTCTTATCTGGTAATCCAAATAACTATCTCTAATTCTCGTTATGGATGAAATTTGTACACCAGTACCTAATTGACCTGGTCCTATAGCGTTATTCATAGATGGCATACCAAATGGTGTTGTAGTCTCCATAGTTGCTCTTTGCCTTGAATATCCGTCGGTATTAGCATTAGCTATATTATGACTTGTTACATCTATTGCTCCTTGTTGAGCGGTCAAACCTCTTACTGCTACGTTCATCGTTGAATATAATCCTGACATTATCCCACCTCCTACTATTTTTTCACTTTACCGTATCCATTGTAAGTTTTTGCTTCCCTTACTGGATTTAATACATTTAACATTCTATTTGTAAAACTAAGTCCTTGTCTTATAAGTAACTCGTTTGTGTCCTTTTGTAATACTACAGCTTGTAATAACAATTTAATTGCATGGAAATTCTTTTCAAGTTCTGGATTTTTCGCCGCCTCAATTATTGGTCCCATAGCTTTATTCTCGGTAATTTTTCGTCGTAACACTTCCATGTGAGCTATGTTTTTATTTGCTGCTTTAATTTTATTTACGCATGCTTCCATTCCAAATATGTCATTAGTGACTATGTTTTTGTGTTGATTTTCAAGTTCTAATAAAAGAACCTTAAGCGATTGCGTTTCGTTTATCATAACATCATTTAGTTTTTGCATCATAACTAAATATCTCTCCCCTTCATGTTATCAATAATTTTTTTAGCTACTAATTTTGAATCCACGTTGTAGGTACCATTATTTACTTTGTCTTTTATAGCTGCTATTTCCTCATTAGAATTAACTGATTTACCATCTAATGCTAAAGCACTTAAACTTTTTCCTGCTGCTGACAACTCAATAGTATCTTTTGTCGTTTTTGTAACCTTGACCTCTGCTTTATTTGTATTCTTTTTGTAAAAATTAATCACATTAGGTTTTACTCCATCTATTTTCATTTTTTTCACTCCTAGCTTTTTATATCTTTGAGCCTCTAATTTCTTATCTACTTCTATTATCGTATAGAATTCTTTAAAGTTTATACGATAAACAAAAAAAGGAATAAATTTTCTTTATTCCTTTTTATATAATATGTAATTTCAGATCTATTCTGTTAGAGTTTTAACTCTTTCTTCTCCACTAATTATACTAGTAATTCTAACTCCAAAATTCTCGTCTACTACTACAACTTCGCCGTATGCTACTTTTTTGCCATTTACTAATATCTCTACTGGCTCTTCCGCCAATTTATCAAGCTCAATTAAAGATCCAGTACCAAGATTTAAAATATCTCTTATATTCTTTTTAGTTTTACCAAGCACTACAGAAATTTCTAATTGAACATCTAATATTAAATCAATGTTTCTAGGATTATTATATAGTGGTGCTTTTTTTAGAGGCTGAAAAGCCGCTTTGCGAACCTCTACTTGTGGCTCTTGTCTTTCAATTGGTTTCGCATAATATTCTGGTTCTGGTGAAGCTTTCGCACTATTTGATTCATATTGTGGTACTGAATCATCAGCCTTTGGTTGTGTTTCTGGTGTTTTTGTCTCAATTGGAGGTTCAACTACTTTCGCTGGCTCCTCACTCGCTTCAGTCCCCATCATAATAGAGACTATTTTTTTAGCAGTTTCTATAGGAAGTACTTGCATTATAACACTATCAACTAATGTACCTATAGTCATTTTAAAAGCTACCTGAACGACCTGCTCATCTTCACCTATATCATCATTTAAGGGTGAAGTACCCTCATCCCATATTTTAGATTGTGGAGGTGAAATATTAACTTCCCTTGCAAACATTGTTGCCATAGATGTCGCAGCAGATCCAATCATCTGATTCATAGCTTCTGATACTGCACTAAGTTCAATTTCTGATAGCTCTGGTTTACCTTCTATGTTACCATCTCCACCCATCATCAAACTAGCTATAACTGCTGCATCAGTATTCTTAATTACTAAAAGGTTCCCCCCCGCAATACCACTTGTAAATTTAACGTCTAAAGCAATATTGGGGATCTCAAATGTACCTCTTAGTTGTTTGAGTGTGCTTACCGTAACTACTGGCGTTGCAATGTTAACAGGCTGGCCTACAATAGTTGAAAGTGCTGTTGATGCTGAGCCCATAGAAATATTTCCAACTTCACCTAACAAATCTTTCTCACTATCAGTTAATTCAAATGATTCTATAGATTCAGTCTTTATATCTTTGTCCGCACTTATGTCCTTAGTATCTACTCCCTCAGCCGAGTTCGCCTCTTTTGCAGAGTCTGTAGTTGGAGTTGAATCCGCACCGTCTCCATTTAAGAGAGCGTCGATTTCTTCTTGTGAAAGAAAGCCGTTACTCATAATTTTCCACATCCTTATCTATTATATCTATTATCTCAATTCCCCTGTTTTTGCCTATAGTACCAGGTTTGCCAGTATAACATAAATGATCTTCAACAAATAGATTAACTTGGCTATCACTTGAATTATCAAGAGTTATTACATCACCTTCAGTTAATTGCAGAAACTCATCTACTGTAATATTAGTGCTACCTAGTATTCCAGTCATTGGAACACTTACTATATTTAATCTACTTTTTAATCTATTTCTAGATTCATTTACAACTTCTTCATCATTTTCTCTAAACCAATATTGAACAACCAGTTTATCAAGTACTTTTTCAATACTTAAATAAGGTATACACATATTTATAAATGTAGTGTTTTTACCCATTTCTACGGAAAAAGTAATTAAAGCAACTGGTTCATTTGGTGCTAGTGTTTGATTAAGTGATGGATTAGTTTCTAATGCCTCAATCTCTGGTTCTACGTCCAAAACATCTTCCCAAGCAAGTTTCAAGTTAGCTATAAGTCCTGCATTAACATTTCGTAATATGTTTTTATCTATATCAGAAAATTCCTTATTTGCAACCTTCCTATTCCCCATTCCACCTAAGAGTATATCAATCACTTGAAAAGAAAATTGAGGATTAGTTTCAAATAATATAGAGCCACTTAAAGGTGGCATCTTAAATATAGTTAAGATAGTAGGATTAGGAATTGAATGAATAAATTCCTCATATGTTATTTGCTGAATACTTTCAATTTGAATCTTTACATTATTTCTTAGCTGTGCAGATAAATAACTTGATATTATTCTTCCATAATTATCATGAATTAACTCAAGCGTTCTCAAATGATCTTTTGAGAACTTTTGAGGACTCTTAAAATCATATAATTTAACTTTATGCTTTTCTTCTTCATTTGGAATCTGATCTGGCTCTATTTCCCCAGAAGATAGGGCAGATAGAAGTGAATCTATTTCACTTTGTGATAATACCTCTGCCATAATTCTACCTCATTCCCCTGTAATATAATTGTAATATTTAACTTACTTTTAGTAAAGTTTTATCTTTCGATAAGTCTTATAGAAAAATAAGCTCTTACCGAAAGGGAATCTCTTATCTTTCAATAAGTTTACCAATATCAATTAATGTGACTATTCTATCCTTAAAGTTTATTATTCCTTTAATATAGGCTTTATCTTTATCAGTTTCAATCTTTTCAATTAAATCTGTTTCAATTTCTAATACTTCATCAACTTGGTCTACAGTTACTCCAACAGACTCTTCTTTTAGATTTAAAATAATAATATTTTCTTGTTCTATGCTGCCTTTTTCAATATCTAAAAGGAGATTAATATCTAAAAGGGAAATTATATTACCTCTTAGATTAATTAGTCCCTTTATGTATGCAGCAGATTTAGGTACATTTGTGATTTCCATCATATCATTAATGCTTTGAACACTTGATGCTTCAACCGCAAATTGTTCCTCATTAACCTTAAATACAATTACTTGCATAACTCTCCCCCTTTAACCTAAAACTTTTTTTATTGCCTCAAGTACTCTATCTGATTGGAATGGTTTAACTATAAAATCTCTTGCACCAGCTTTTATTGCATCCATAACCATAGTCTGTTGGCCCATTGCACTACACATAATTACTTTTGCTGCTGGATCAAATGCTTTAATTGCTTTAACAGCTTCTATTCCATCCATTTCAGGCATAGTAATATCCATAGTAACAATATCTGGTTTTTCTGCCTTATATAATTCTACACCCTTTAGTCCATTACTTGCTTCTCCTACAATTTCAAATCCGTTTTTCTCCAATATATCTTTTATCATCATTCTCATAAACGCAGCGTCATCAACAATTAATACTCTAGCCATTTTATAATACCTCCAATTAGTTTACACCTAGTGAATTTAATATTTTTTCAAGCGATCCGGGCATTGGTATATAATAAAAATGCCCTCTTATTTTTTCATTTTCCTGTAAAAAGTTTGTTTCTAAATCAAGTACATACTCATCAAATTGACCCGCTTCAATAAAGGTCGTTGAGAGTATTGCTGCCATCATATCTAGTGCTACTGCTGGCACGGAAGGCCTAACCTCAAGTTTCGTAAGTTCTGCTATTGCATTCATGAAAGAACTTGAAATAATATTTCCAATCTCACAGAGTGCTGAGTTTCCAATCTCTGTTATTTGCTGCTGCTCTTTTCCTACAAGCCCTGATATAATTCTTAGAGCAACATCCTTTTCCAAAGTAAACAATATATTACCCGGTATATCTCCAAGTACTCGCACAACAACACCAATTACTACTACTTCGACGTCTATACTTGAAAAGATATCATCAAATGGAATAATATTTACTGCTGGCACGCTCATATCTACTTTTTCATTCAGTAACTCTGATAAAGCAGTCGCTGCATTGCCTGCACCAATATTCCCCACTTCCTGTAGAACATCAAGCTGCATAGGAGTAAGCTCAGAATAATCCATATTATGTCCTCCTTAGACTAAAGCCGCAACATCAAGTATCAATGTAACAAGTCCATCTCCTAAAATTGTTGCTCCTATATATTCTTTTATTCCATGTAATGTTTGCCCTAATGGCTTTATTACAATTTCTTGTTGTCCTAGAAGTGAATCCACTAAAAGGCCTACAGTTTTCTCTCCGACTTTTACAATGACAATATATCTCTTTGTAATTTCAATATTTTTTATTTCCATTTTTTCATTTACTCTTACAAGTGGAATTACACTATCATTGTATACAATAACTTCTTTATTATTAGTCTTCTTAATTAACTCTACCTTATAATCTATTACTCTATCAATATATCCAAGAGAGATAGCCATAGTTTCATTACCAACTTTTACTAGTAATGCCTGGATTATTTGTAGTGTCAATGGTAATCTTATAATAAAAGATGTACCTTTGTCAATCTCACTTATCGCATCTACAGTTCCACCAAGTGCAGCAATTTTAGTTTTGACAACATCCATACCCACTCCGCGCCCAGATATATCAGTTACTTTGTCATTAGTACTAAATCCTTGTGCAAAAATCAAATTTTTTACATCAGCATCTGTCATGCCCTCAGTATTTATACCAGATTCATTTGCTTTTACCTTTATTCTCTCTACGTCCAGGCCTGCACCATCGTCTTCAACCTTTATAATTGCTTTAGTACCTTCAGCATAAGCTATAAGCTTAATTGTACCAACTGGACTCTTTCCTTTAGCAATTCGCACGCTACTAGGCTCAACACCGTGATCTGCTGCATTACGAAGCAAATGAAGTAATGGTTCCCCTATTTCATCAATAACTGTCCTATCAAGTTCTGTCTCCTGTCCTTGAATTACAAGTTCCATATCTTTATTAAGATTTTTTGATATATCGCGAATCATCCTTGGAAATCTATTAAATACTACTTCAAGTGGCAACATTCTAATCTTCATTACCAAATCTTGAAGCTCAGACGTAGCTCTAGCTACTTGTTCTAAAGTTTCATTTAAATCAGTTAGTTTATGAACGCTACTTATTTGTTCTAGTCTTGTTCTATGAATTACAAGTTCTGATACCATATTCATAAATTTATCTAGTCTATCTAGTTCAACTCTAACAGATTGATGCGCTTTTTTATGAGCTACAACTTCCTTCTTGTCTTTGTTTTTACCCTCTACCATAGGCTTGCTTTTCACTTCTTCTATTTTAGCCTCAGTAGCCTTTTCAATCCCTTTAACTTCCACTAATTTATCAGATAGAGTAGCCGCAGTGCTGTCAATGTCAACATCCTCCACATTTGCTTTTTCTACTTCAGATATATTGAGTAAAATATCAGTAACTTCATCTTTTTCCTTATTAGTTATATAAATTAAATTTATTTCAAATTCAAAATTCTCATCTTCTAAATCCTCAGCTCCTGGTACCGATTTTATTATCTCTCCGTATTCTTCTAAGCTCTTAAAAATGAGAAATGCCCTAGCTGCTTTTAATAGCGTATTTTCACTTATCAAAATCTTTATGTCAAATGCGTTATACATTTTTTCTTTTGCTTGTTTTATGACATCAATATCATATTCATTAAGACTTACTCTCTCACCCATATCTTCGTTACTAGTGTTTTGTGGCGTATTTTCAATTTTCTCTTCTTGGGCTTTTGGATTTTCACCACTCTCAGCCATTTCAAGTAAATCCTTTAATATCTCGTCTATTGAAATATCTTCTGAAATATCTTCTGAAATATTATTCACCATTTTTTCTAAAGTGTCAAGACACCTAAATAGAACAGTTACAACTTTTTCGTTTACCTTAAGTTTGCCCTCACGAAATTCTGATAAGATATTCTCCATGTTGTGGGTTAATTCAGCCATTTGACTAAAACCCATGGTTGCTGCCATTCCCTTTATAGTATGAGCTACCCTAAATATTTCATTTAACTTGTCTATATCTTCTGGGTTTTGTTCAAGCTCAAGAAGCGACTCATTCAATGTTTGTAAATTTTCCATAGACTCTTCTAAGAACATTGACATATATTGTGATGTATCCATTTTATCCCCCTCATTATTTCTTAATGCTTGTCCACCTATAATTTTTTATAGATAAATGTGGATGCTTTTTCAAATCCATACTCTTTATAATTATATATACTTTCAGTTGCACCTACAAATAATAAACCACCTTTTTTTAATGAATCACTTATTTTTTTATATATTTTATCCTTAATATCTTGATTAAAATAAATAACTACATTTCTGCACACTACTAAATCAAAATTATTATCAAAATTATCTAAAATAAGATCATGTTTCTTAAATTCAACCATTTTTTTAATTTGAGGACTAATTATGTATTTGTCCCCATTAACTACAAAATATTTGTCCATAAATTGTTTGGGAACATTTTTAACTTCTGAATAAACATACTCTCCATTTTTCGCTTTTTGAAGTATTGTACTATCGATGTCTGTAGCTATAATTTTATGATTTCCGCGAGAATTTAAATTATCTACAATCATAGCTAGTGAATAAGGCTCAGCTCCAATAGAACATGCTGCACTCCAAATTTTAAGTCCTGAATTATATGGGAGTTCTGACTTAATCTTTTTTGAAAGTTCATCAAATATTTCAGGATTTCTAAAAAATTCTGTTACATTTATTGTTATAAAATCTAAGAACTTCTGTTTTTGAGCGGGATCTTTTTTAAGTAAACTAATATATTCCTCTACGGAACTAACTCCCACTCTTGACATTAAGCTCAAAATTCGTCTGTGCAACTGATTAGATTTATACGCTGACAAATCTATACTATATTCTTTTAAGACCCAATGCTGAAATTCTATTAAATCCATTAGCGTTTGCTCATCTCCTCATTACAACCCTATTTATTTCCTGCGCAATATTTTCTAGCGGTACAACTTCATCGACTTTACCAGTTTCAAAAGCCGCCTTTGGCATGCCATATATGGTGCAGGTAGATTCATGTTCTGCCATAGTAATTCCGCCATTGTCTTTAATAGTTGCGGTACCTATTGCACCATCGCGTCCCATTCCCGTAAGTATAACGCTTAAAAGTCTGGAACCATAGACTGCTGTTGCTGATATAAATAGCTTATCTACCGCAGGCCTAACCCCCCAGATAGTTGGTTCAATATTTAAATGTATTTTCTTATCACGGCCTACCTCCATATGATATCCACCAGGCGCAATATAAACTACATTTTTTTGGATTAAATCACCATCAGAGGCTTCAACAACTTTTAATTTACTATTTAAATTAAGCCTTTGTGCAAAAGCCTTTGTAAAACCAGTTGGCATATGTTGCACTACTAAAACTGGTACTCCTATATTATCGGGCAATACTGTTATTACTTTATATAATGCTTTAGGACCACCAGTAGATGCTCCAATAACCACGGCCTCAACGGTTGGAACTGCTACCTTTAACGGTCTCTCTATAGCATTACTAGATACTACTTTATTTATAATATTTTTTTTTTCAAAAGTCGTGGTAGTTCTGCTTTCACTTTGCATATAAGCTAATTTTATTTTTTGGACCAATTCATCTTTAACTTTATTTACATCTAATGATATTGCTCCAGAGGGTTTTGCAATAAAATCAAAAGCTCCTAGTCCAAGGCACTGCATAGTTAACTCTGTACTAGCCTTAGAACTGTTGCTAAGCATTATAGCTTGTACATTTTTGTTAACTGCTTTTAATCTCTTTAGCGTCGTTATACCATCCATATGCGGCATTTCAATATCCAAAGTTATTACGTCAGGTAGCAATCGTTCTATTTTTGATAATAATTCTTCACCATTTCTTGCTGTACCTATAACTTCCATTTCTGCTTCAGCATTAATCATATCAGAAATTATTTTTCTCATTAATGCTGAATCATCTACTACAAAAACTTTTATCTTCTTAACCATTATATATCACCCTTTACTTTTGTTTAAATCATCTCCTGGGTCATTAAATCTCCACGGTTCCCATTCCTACAGTCCTAATAGACAGTAGACCATTAGTTGTATCAAATATTAAAGTTCTGCCTTTATTACCACCGATGTCTTCCGCGAGTAGCGGGATAGATAGCATTTTTAGAGCATTTTTCACTGCTATACTATTTCGATTACCAATATCCATAATTATACTTTTATCAGAAAAATTAAACATTGATGCTCCACCTGCTATTTTAGCCCGCATATTGCATAACTTCGCACCTTTACTAATCATTTTAGTAACTAAAATAGGTATAGCCAAATCTGCAAACTTTATTTCATTTGTTATTTTATTAAACTGACTACTGTCTGGAAGCATTATGTGTGCTAGTCCTGCAATTCCTATATATTTATCAAAAATTGCAATACCCACACAAGATCCAAGCCCAACAGTTATTAATTTATCTGGTGAAAGTACTACATTCAAATCTGCAATTCCTACCTTTATCTCATTATATTCCATAATTACACCCTATTTTATAATATTTGTGTTTTTTCTTCATCAGTCAATATA
Encoded here:
- a CDS encoding CheR family methyltransferase codes for the protein MDLIEFQHWVLKEYSIDLSAYKSNQLHRRILSLMSRVGVSSVEEYISLLKKDPAQKQKFLDFITINVTEFFRNPEIFDELSKKIKSELPYNSGLKIWSAACSIGAEPYSLAMIVDNLNSRGNHKIIATDIDSTILQKAKNGEYVYSEVKNVPKQFMDKYFVVNGDKYIISPQIKKMVEFKKHDLILDNFDNNFDLVVCRNVVIYFNQDIKDKIYKKISDSLKKGGLLFVGATESIYNYKEYGFEKASTFIYKKL
- a CDS encoding chemotaxis protein CheD, whose product is MEYNEIKVGIADLNVVLSPDKLITVGLGSCVGIAIFDKYIGIAGLAHIMLPDSSQFNKITNEIKFADLAIPILVTKMISKGAKLCNMRAKIAGGASMFNFSDKSIIMDIGNRNSIAVKNALKMLSIPLLAEDIGGNKGRTLIFDTTNGLLSIRTVGMGTVEI
- a CDS encoding chemotaxis protein CheC, yielding MDYSELTPMQLDVLQEVGNIGAGNAATALSELLNEKVDMSVPAVNIIPFDDIFSSIDVEVVVIGVVVRVLGDIPGNILFTLEKDVALRIISGLVGKEQQQITEIGNSALCEIGNIISSSFMNAIAELTKLEVRPSVPAVALDMMAAILSTTFIEAGQFDEYVLDLETNFLQENEKIRGHFYYIPMPGSLEKILNSLGVN
- a CDS encoding response regulator, with amino-acid sequence MARVLIVDDAAFMRMMIKDILEKNGFEIVGEASNGLKGVELYKAEKPDIVTMDITMPEMDGIEAVKAIKAFDPAAKVIMCSAMGQQTMVMDAIKAGARDFIVKPFQSDRVLEAIKKVLG
- a CDS encoding chemotaxis protein CheW — protein: MQVIVFKVNEEQFAVEASSVQSINDMMEITNVPKSAAYIKGLINLRGNIISLLDINLLLDIEKGSIEQENIIILNLKEESVGVTVDQVDEVLEIETDLIEKIETDKDKAYIKGIINFKDRIVTLIDIGKLIER
- a CDS encoding protein-glutamate methylesterase/protein-glutamine glutaminase, which gives rise to MVKKIKVFVVDDSALMRKIISDMINAEAEMEVIGTARNGEELLSKIERLLPDVITLDIEMPHMDGITTLKRLKAVNKNVQAIMLSNSSKASTELTMQCLGLGAFDFIAKPSGAISLDVNKVKDELVQKIKLAYMQSESRTTTTFEKKNIINKVVSSNAIERPLKVAVPTVEAVVIGASTGGPKALYKVITVLPDNIGVPVLVVQHMPTGFTKAFAQRLNLNSKLKVVEASDGDLIQKNVVYIAPGGYHMEVGRDKKIHLNIEPTIWGVRPAVDKLFISATAVYGSRLLSVILTGMGRDGAIGTATIKDNGGITMAEHESTCTIYGMPKAAFETGKVDEVVPLENIAQEINRVVMRR
- a CDS encoding chemotaxis protein CheA produces the protein MDTSQYMSMFLEESMENLQTLNESLLELEQNPEDIDKLNEIFRVAHTIKGMAATMGFSQMAELTHNMENILSEFREGKLKVNEKVVTVLFRCLDTLEKMVNNISEDISEDISIDEILKDLLEMAESGENPKAQEEKIENTPQNTSNEDMGERVSLNEYDIDVIKQAKEKMYNAFDIKILISENTLLKAARAFLIFKSLEEYGEIIKSVPGAEDLEDENFEFEINLIYITNKEKDEVTDILLNISEVEKANVEDVDIDSTAATLSDKLVEVKGIEKATEAKIEEVKSKPMVEGKNKDKKEVVAHKKAHQSVRVELDRLDKFMNMVSELVIHRTRLEQISSVHKLTDLNETLEQVARATSELQDLVMKIRMLPLEVVFNRFPRMIRDISKNLNKDMELVIQGQETELDRTVIDEIGEPLLHLLRNAADHGVEPSSVRIAKGKSPVGTIKLIAYAEGTKAIIKVEDDGAGLDVERIKVKANESGINTEGMTDADVKNLIFAQGFSTNDKVTDISGRGVGMDVVKTKIAALGGTVDAISEIDKGTSFIIRLPLTLQIIQALLVKVGNETMAISLGYIDRVIDYKVELIKKTNNKEVIVYNDSVIPLVRVNEKMEIKNIEITKRYIVIVKVGEKTVGLLVDSLLGQQEIVIKPLGQTLHGIKEYIGATILGDGLVTLILDVAALV